A window of Ignavibacterium sp. contains these coding sequences:
- a CDS encoding cytochrome c biogenesis protein CcdA, translating to MRKLFLSIVSLMIIISSSAFSQFGGNSDQVKIKSYSSFDKIYPGSEFKVAVKVDVAETWHINSDKPKEDFLIPTELTLGDIKGFKLIKKAYPEAKEYKFSFSETPLSVWEGEFYVGAIIKVDDNVQPGKYNLIFNLDYQACNNQSCLAPTSISDTLEIEIADKSTPVNQINQEIFEKINIAENTQVVEKKYEDDSISSTLEKSGLLVGLLFVFIGGLALNLTPCVYPLIPITIGYFGGQSEGRTSRLTLMGLLFMLGMAVTYSIVGVVTSLTGAVFGALLQNPIVIIIIVAIFVVLSLSMFGVYEFKLPDSWVAKAGGAKGGYYGAFFMGLTMGIVAAPCIGPFVLGLVTYVAAKGDPLFGFLMFFVLALGLGLPYLFLAIFSGKIKNLPRAGMWMDAVKHIFGFILLGMALYFLLPLLPKEISGYVLPIFGIIAAIYILFFDKAAKGIKGFTIFKTVFSIIVIAISVWALIPSDKQSIDWQPYSDSALSNFEGKKGAIIDFYADWCIPCKELDAMTFSDANVIEESKDFITLKADMTKSLAPEVSALREKYKIVGVPTVLILNSKGEEVNRITGFVNAEEFLKIIQSVE from the coding sequence ATGAGAAAATTATTTTTAAGTATTGTTTCATTGATGATTATTATTTCATCAAGTGCATTCTCTCAGTTTGGTGGAAATAGTGATCAGGTTAAAATTAAAAGCTATTCTTCCTTCGATAAAATTTATCCTGGAAGTGAATTCAAAGTTGCAGTAAAGGTTGATGTCGCAGAAACCTGGCACATTAATTCTGATAAACCAAAAGAGGATTTTTTAATTCCTACAGAATTAACCTTAGGTGATATAAAAGGATTTAAGCTTATAAAGAAAGCATATCCTGAAGCTAAAGAATATAAATTCAGTTTTTCTGAAACACCACTTTCTGTTTGGGAAGGTGAATTTTATGTCGGTGCCATTATAAAAGTTGATGATAATGTTCAACCAGGAAAATACAATCTGATATTTAATCTTGATTATCAGGCGTGCAATAATCAAAGTTGTCTCGCACCAACATCAATATCAGATACACTCGAAATTGAAATAGCTGATAAATCTACACCGGTTAACCAAATTAATCAGGAAATTTTTGAGAAAATTAATATTGCTGAGAATACACAAGTAGTTGAAAAGAAATATGAAGATGATTCAATTTCGTCCACACTTGAAAAAAGTGGATTGTTAGTCGGATTGTTATTTGTATTCATCGGCGGACTCGCATTAAATCTCACACCTTGTGTTTATCCTCTAATACCAATTACAATTGGATATTTTGGTGGGCAAAGCGAAGGTCGTACAAGCCGACTCACTTTAATGGGTTTACTATTTATGCTCGGAATGGCAGTAACTTATTCAATCGTGGGAGTTGTTACTTCATTAACCGGTGCTGTATTCGGAGCATTATTACAGAATCCGATTGTCATTATCATAATAGTTGCAATATTTGTTGTATTATCATTAAGTATGTTTGGAGTTTATGAGTTCAAATTGCCTGATAGTTGGGTTGCAAAAGCTGGTGGTGCAAAAGGCGGATATTATGGCGCTTTCTTTATGGGATTAACAATGGGAATTGTTGCAGCTCCTTGCATCGGTCCTTTTGTTCTTGGTTTGGTTACGTATGTTGCAGCAAAAGGTGATCCTTTATTTGGCTTTCTGATGTTCTTTGTTTTGGCACTAGGTCTTGGATTGCCATATTTATTTCTCGCAATCTTCTCTGGAAAGATTAAAAATCTACCTCGCGCAGGTATGTGGATGGATGCAGTGAAGCACATCTTTGGATTTATACTTTTAGGAATGGCTCTTTACTTTTTACTTCCGCTTTTACCTAAAGAAATTTCCGGATATGTTTTACCAATCTTCGGAATAATTGCTGCAATTTATATTCTTTTCTTCGATAAAGCTGCCAAAGGAATTAAAGGATTTACAATTTTCAAAACAGTCTTTTCAATTATTGTAATTGCAATTTCTGTCTGGGCTTTGATACCATCAGATAAACAGTCAATTGATTGGCAGCCATATTCTGATTCAGCTCTTTCAAATTTTGAAGGAAAGAAAGGTGCTATAATTGATTTTTATGCTGATTGGTGTATTCCCTGCAAAGAACTTGATGCAATGACATTTTCAGATGCGAATGTAATCGAAGAATCCAAAGACTTTATCACACTTAAAGCTGATATGACAAAATCTTTAGCACCTGAAGTTTCTGCATTGCGTGAAAAATACAAGATAGTTGGAGTACCTACTGTGTTGATTCTAAATTCAAAAGGTGAAGAAGTAAACAGGATTACAGGTTTTGTAAACGCAGAAGAATTTCTAAAAATAATTCAAAGTGTTGAGTAA
- a CDS encoding 2-oxoacid:acceptor oxidoreductase subunit alpha: protein METDKEKELLQLKEVTIRFAGDSGDGMQLTGTQFSETTAWVGNDLNTLPDYPAEIRAPAGTIYGVSGFQLHFSSEDIHTPGDQPDVLVAMNPAALKKNLPELKKGGMIIVNSDSFDIKNLNLAHYESNPLEDGSLDGYQVYQVPISSLTANALEGVKLSPKEVSRAKNFFALGLMYWLFNRPIDNTVKWIHEKFAKNPEYIEGNERALRAGYNYGEMTELFTARYTVEPAKLPKGTYRSISGNEATALGFLAASVKSGLPLFLGSYPITPASEIIQYLSTYKNFGVKTFQAEDEIAGITTAIGASFAGNLAITSTSGPGLALKTEAIGLAVMTELPLIIIDVQRGGPSTGLPTKTEQADLLQAVCGRNGEAPVVVVAAATPSDCFNMAIEASRIAIKYMTPVILLTDGYIANGSEPWKIPHANELPDIPVKFRTEKEGFYPYLRDENLARPWAIPGTPELEHRIGGLEKSDIYGNVSYDPDNHHKMVTLRAKKIKNIENDIPLLEVEGEQSGELLVVGWGGTYGAIKEAVNKARAQGYKVSQAHFRYINPFPKNTEQVLRSFNKILIPEINLGQLARLIKSEFLIDVQQFNVVRGLPLRVADIVDQIIKTLGGNNGK, encoded by the coding sequence ATGGAAACAGACAAAGAAAAAGAGTTGCTTCAACTTAAAGAAGTAACAATTAGGTTCGCAGGTGATTCCGGAGATGGTATGCAATTAACCGGAACACAATTTAGTGAAACAACCGCTTGGGTTGGAAATGATCTTAACACACTTCCTGACTATCCCGCTGAAATCAGAGCTCCCGCAGGAACAATTTATGGCGTAAGTGGATTTCAATTACATTTTAGCAGTGAAGATATTCATACACCTGGTGATCAACCTGATGTATTGGTTGCGATGAATCCTGCAGCTCTAAAGAAAAATCTTCCCGAATTAAAAAAGGGAGGAATGATCATAGTTAATTCAGATTCTTTTGATATTAAAAATCTTAATCTCGCACATTATGAATCGAATCCATTAGAAGATGGTTCGCTTGATGGATACCAGGTTTATCAGGTTCCAATCAGTTCATTAACCGCTAATGCACTCGAAGGAGTAAAACTAAGTCCGAAAGAAGTTTCCCGTGCAAAAAACTTTTTTGCTTTGGGCTTGATGTACTGGTTATTTAACAGACCGATTGATAATACAGTAAAATGGATTCACGAAAAATTTGCAAAAAATCCTGAGTACATTGAAGGAAATGAAAGAGCTCTTCGTGCTGGTTATAATTATGGCGAAATGACTGAACTCTTTACAGCAAGATATACTGTTGAACCAGCAAAACTTCCTAAAGGAACTTACAGAAGTATTTCAGGAAATGAAGCCACAGCATTGGGATTTCTTGCTGCTTCAGTTAAAAGCGGATTACCATTATTCCTTGGTTCATATCCCATCACTCCGGCATCCGAAATTATTCAGTATTTAAGTACTTACAAAAATTTCGGAGTTAAAACATTTCAGGCAGAAGATGAAATTGCTGGAATTACAACTGCAATCGGAGCATCATTTGCTGGTAACCTTGCAATCACTTCAACCAGTGGACCTGGTTTAGCATTGAAAACCGAAGCAATCGGTTTGGCTGTAATGACTGAACTTCCACTTATTATTATTGATGTGCAAAGAGGTGGTCCAAGTACAGGACTTCCAACAAAAACTGAGCAAGCAGATTTGCTACAGGCGGTTTGTGGAAGAAATGGAGAAGCACCCGTTGTTGTTGTTGCTGCAGCTACTCCAAGTGATTGTTTTAATATGGCAATTGAGGCATCACGCATTGCAATCAAGTATATGACGCCTGTTATTCTTTTAACTGATGGTTACATTGCGAATGGTTCTGAACCTTGGAAAATTCCGCACGCTAATGAATTGCCTGATATACCGGTTAAATTCAGAACAGAGAAAGAAGGATTTTATCCATACTTGCGTGATGAAAATCTTGCTCGTCCCTGGGCGATTCCGGGAACTCCTGAACTTGAACACAGAATTGGTGGACTTGAAAAATCTGATATCTATGGAAATGTTAGTTACGATCCTGATAATCATCACAAAATGGTTACACTCAGAGCAAAGAAGATTAAGAATATTGAAAATGATATTCCATTGCTCGAGGTAGAAGGTGAACAAAGTGGTGAATTATTAGTTGTTGGTTGGGGTGGAACTTATGGTGCAATTAAAGAAGCAGTTAACAAAGCGCGTGCTCAGGGATATAAAGTATCTCAAGCTCATTTCAGATACATTAACCCTTTCCCCAAAAATACTGAACAGGTATTGAGGAGCTTTAATAAAATTCTTATTCCTGAAATTAATCTTGGGCAACTAGCAAGATTAATCAAAAGCGAATTTCTTATTGATGTTCAGCAGTTTAATGTCGTAAGAGGTTTACCTCTTCGCGTTGCTGACATTGTTGATCAAATAATTAAGACCCTTGGAGGTAACAATGGCAAATAA
- a CDS encoding 2-oxoacid:ferredoxin oxidoreductase subunit beta — translation MANNVEVKEIKYTAKDFASDQEVRWCPGCGDYSILAQVQRTFPEIIDRPKENIVWVSGIGCSSRFPYYMNTYGFHGIHGRAPAIATGVKLANPNLSVWVASGDGDLLSIGGNHFIHACRKNIDLKILMFNNRIYGLTKGQYSPTSEKGKVTKTTPYGSVDYPFNPPMLALGAEASFIARSIDRHPKHLQEMIRRAGLHKGTAFIEIFQNCNIFNDGAFSLLTEKETKDDHVLELVHGQPMIFGKNKDKGIKLDGMTPMVVDLTTGKYSKDDLWVHDEFDPNPARTAILAMFDETPGFPTPIGIFRQITKETYDEGLFRQIEEVKKKKGEGDLEKILFSGNVWEVN, via the coding sequence ATGGCAAATAATGTTGAAGTAAAAGAAATAAAATATACTGCAAAAGACTTTGCTTCCGATCAGGAAGTGAGATGGTGTCCGGGTTGTGGTGATTATTCAATCCTTGCACAAGTGCAGAGAACTTTTCCTGAAATTATTGATCGACCAAAAGAAAATATTGTATGGGTTTCCGGAATTGGTTGTTCAAGTCGTTTTCCATACTATATGAACACTTATGGTTTTCATGGCATTCACGGTAGAGCACCTGCAATTGCCACGGGCGTTAAGTTAGCAAATCCAAATCTTTCCGTTTGGGTTGCTAGTGGAGATGGCGATTTACTAAGTATAGGTGGAAATCATTTTATTCATGCTTGCAGAAAAAATATTGATTTGAAGATTCTGATGTTCAATAACCGAATTTATGGGTTAACCAAAGGACAGTATTCTCCAACTTCTGAAAAAGGAAAAGTAACAAAAACAACTCCTTACGGAAGTGTTGATTATCCATTTAATCCTCCAATGCTTGCGCTTGGTGCAGAAGCTTCATTCATTGCAAGGTCAATTGATCGTCATCCAAAACATTTGCAGGAAATGATCAGAAGAGCAGGACTTCACAAAGGCACTGCATTCATTGAGATATTTCAGAATTGTAACATCTTTAACGATGGTGCTTTTTCTCTTCTTACTGAAAAAGAAACAAAAGATGATCATGTTCTTGAACTCGTTCATGGTCAGCCAATGATATTTGGAAAGAATAAAGATAAGGGAATCAAACTGGATGGAATGACTCCGATGGTTGTTGATTTAACAACAGGAAAATATTCAAAAGATGATCTTTGGGTACACGATGAGTTCGATCCCAATCCTGCAAGAACAGCAATCCTTGCTATGTTTGATGAAACTCCAGGTTTCCCAACTCCGATTGGAATTTTCCGTCAGATAACAAAAGAAACTTATGACGAAGGATTATTCAGACAGATTGAAGAAGTCAAAAAGAAAAAAGGTGAAGGTGATCTTGAAAAAATTCTTTTTAGTGGAAATGTCTGGGAAGTTAACTAA
- a CDS encoding bifunctional oligoribonuclease/PAP phosphatase NrnA: MVNFQKLKNIILSNNSFLITTHVNPDADAIGSEVAFYQLIKSLGKKSYIINHSETPYNLRFLDVDNVIKQFNLDDHADLFNQVDVLVALDFNRSDRTVSMKKNFEQSKAIKICIDHHQDPEKFVDYEFIDTDYSATGEIIFNLITETKIVPLTKQIAEPIYAAIMTDTGSFRFERTTAKLHRKVATLLDAGVNPTEIYDKIYDQSKFSKIKLLGRALESIQLIAEGKIAFMKITQNDFEEFGAIESDTENFVNYNLSIENVVLGLLFIELKNGFKVSFRSKGNIPVNKLASEFGGGGHTNAAGARFFDHKMTDEMINSILVKAVNYVK, translated from the coding sequence ATGGTAAACTTTCAGAAACTTAAGAATATCATTCTTTCAAATAATTCTTTTCTAATTACAACTCATGTTAATCCTGATGCTGATGCAATTGGTTCTGAAGTTGCTTTTTATCAGTTAATAAAATCGCTTGGGAAAAAATCATATATCATCAATCATAGTGAAACTCCATATAATCTAAGATTTCTTGATGTGGATAATGTGATAAAACAATTTAATCTTGATGACCACGCTGATCTGTTTAATCAGGTTGATGTACTTGTTGCACTTGACTTCAACCGCAGTGACAGAACTGTAAGTATGAAGAAAAACTTCGAGCAATCAAAAGCAATAAAAATTTGTATTGATCATCATCAGGATCCTGAAAAATTTGTTGACTATGAATTCATTGATACAGATTACTCAGCCACAGGTGAAATAATTTTCAATCTTATTACAGAGACTAAAATTGTTCCTCTCACAAAACAAATAGCTGAACCAATCTACGCAGCAATAATGACTGACACAGGGTCATTCCGGTTTGAGAGAACAACTGCTAAACTTCATCGTAAAGTTGCAACATTGCTTGATGCTGGCGTTAATCCCACAGAAATTTATGATAAGATTTATGATCAGAGCAAATTCAGTAAGATAAAATTACTTGGCAGAGCTTTGGAATCAATACAGTTAATTGCTGAGGGAAAGATTGCTTTTATGAAAATCACGCAGAATGATTTTGAAGAATTCGGCGCAATAGAAAGTGATACAGAAAATTTTGTGAATTATAATCTTTCAATTGAAAATGTTGTACTTGGTCTTCTATTTATTGAACTAAAAAATGGATTTAAAGTCAGTTTCAGATCTAAAGGAAATATTCCTGTAAATAAACTCGCATCTGAATTTGGTGGTGGAGGACACACTAACGCTGCTGGTGCCAGATTTTTTGATCATAAAATGACGGATGAGATGATAAATTCAATTCTGGTTAAAGCAGTCAATTATGTCAAATAA